In Sphaeramia orbicularis chromosome 10, fSphaOr1.1, whole genome shotgun sequence, the following proteins share a genomic window:
- the LOC115426827 gene encoding protocadherin beta-15-like: protein MEGWTRMGEEKDTRGKDYSWIVFCSAFLLFFVQPGLAQIRYSIPEEVKDGTVVGNIAKDLGLDIASLSDRRFRVVSENKDGIFEVNPDNGALYVHNHIDREELCQGSGACLIELKILVENPLEIHYVVVEITDVNDHSPSFPESEQTFEIAEHTSPGKRFQLHSARDPDAGINSIRTYTLTSNEHFEVNIRQNDVEKIPFLKLKKPLDREEKREHNLLVTAVDGGKPQRTGTLNITIIVLDSNDNIPIFSQEVYHITIQENIPLKTPIFKMNATDPDEGTNGEIEYSLGKTLKQKVYDIFEVEELTGEIKIKGLVNYEENDMYELDIEASDKGTPPLTGECRVIIKITDVNDNAPEIEVTSLSNTVPEDSKPGTVISLIRVRDKDSGVNGKIILQITNDVPFELKPSYKENTYSIVTKGLLDREKVSFYELKIKATDCGEPPLSTLKTLNIQISDVNDNSPHFHQSPLEFYLIENNVAGQSILSVSAADDDLDNNAVISYHIARDGSQNDIMSFLNINSDNGHVTALKSFDFETLKTFQFQVVATDSGTPSLSNNVTVNVFILDQNDNAPVILYPLSSNGSAEGVEEIPRNVNAGHLVTKVRAYDADIGYNGWLLFSLQEVTDHSLFGLDRYTGQIRTLRSFTETDEAEHKLVILVKDNGNVSLSATATVVVKVVEPKEAFAASDVKSAAKDDDSNVTFYLMITLGSVSALFIISIIVLIAMQCSKSTDYTSKYLEDKNYDGTLCHSIQYRSGDKRYMLVGPRMSIGSTIVPGSNANTLVLPDRRKASGEVRLQKQSFVQCILNDLASLNSA, encoded by the coding sequence ATGGAAGGTTGGACAAGGATGGGGGAGGAAAAAGACACTCGAGGGAAGGATTACTCCtggattgttttttgttcagCTTTCTTGTTGTTCTTCGTACAGCCGGGTTTGGCTCAGATAAGATATTCAATTCCCGAGGAGGTAAAAGACGGAACTGTTGTTGGAAATATTGCAAAGGATCTTGGTCTTGACATTGCTTCTTTGAGTGATCGGCGGTTTCGAGTTGTTTCTGAAAATAAGGATGGTATTTTTGAGGTAAACCCAGATAATGGAGCATTGTACGTTCATAACCACATCGACAGAGAGGAGCTGTGTCAGGGCAGCGGTGCGTGTCTCATTGAGCTTAAAATTCTTGTCGAAAACCCGTTGGAAATACATTATGTAGTTGTAGAAATCACTGATGTAAATGATCACTCTCCTAGTTTTCCTGAAAGTGAACAAACGTTTGAAATAGCGGAGCACACGTCGCCCGGAAAGCGATTTCAGCTGCACTCTGCTCGTGATCCAGATGCAGGAATAAACTCGATTCGCACATACACTTTAACCTCAAATGAACATTTTGAGGTAAATATTCGTCAAAATGACGTGGAAAAAATACCATTTTTGAAGCTAAAAAAACCGCTCGatagagaagaaaagagagaacACAATCTTTTGGTCACAGCAGTTGATGGAGGTAAACCTCAAAGAACAGGAACATTAAATATAACCATTATTGTTCTTGATAGTAATGATAATATACCGATTTTCAGTCAGGAGGTTTATCATATTACAATTCAAGAAAACATTCCTCTCAAGACGccaatatttaaaatgaatgCAACCGATCCAGATGAAGGTACGAACGGCGAAATTGAATACAGTCTTGGTAAAACGTTAAAGCAGAAGGTCTATGATATTTTTGAAGTGGAGGAATTAACTGGAGAAATTAAAATTAAAGGATTGGTAAATTACGAAGAAAATGATATGTATGAACTTGACATTGAGGCATCAGATAAAGGAACACCTCCACTTACAGGTGAATGTAGGgttataataaaaataacagacgTCAACGATAATGCACCAGAAATAGAAGTCACTTCACTGTCTAATACAGTACCTGAAGATTCAAAGCCTGGTACTGTTATTTCACTGATTAGAGTTAGAGATAAAGACTCTGGTGTTAATGGTAAAATTATTCTACAGATAACAAATGACGTACCTTTTGAGTTAAAGCCCTCTTATAAGGAGAACACATATTCAATAGTCACTAAGGGATTACTGGATCGAGAAAAGGTGTCATTTTACGAACTAAAAATAAAAGCTACAGATTGTGGTGAGCCTCCATTATCAACTTTAAAAACCCTCAATATTCAGATATCAGATGTAAATGACAACAGTCCACATTTTCATCAAAGTCCTTTAGAATTTTATCTGATTGAAAACAACGTTGCCGGTCAGTCAATACTCTCTGTAAGCGCAGCAGATGATGATTTAGACAATAATGCAGTGATTTCCTATCATATAGCGAGGGACGGAAGTCAGAACGATATCATGTCTTTTCTAAATATTAATTCGGATAATGGACACGTCACAGCACTAAAAAGTTTTGACTTTGAAACTCTGAAAACGTTCCAGTTCCAAGTTGTCGCCACAGATTCTGGAACTCCGTCACTGAGCAACAACGTGACAGTGAACGTGTTCATTCTGGATCAGAACGACAACGCTCCAGTCATTCTGTATCCGCTCAGCTCCAACGGTTCTGCTGAAGGTGTGGAGGAGATTCCACGGAATGTCAACGCAGGACACTTGGTGACTAAAGTCAGAGCCTATGATGCTGATATAGGATATAACGGCTGGTTACTGTTTTCACTGCAGGaagttactgaccacagtctgtttGGTTTGGACCGCTACACAGGACAGATCAGAACACTTCGCTCATTCACAGAAACAGACGAGGCTGAGCACAAACTGGTCATACTGGTCAAAGACAATGGGAACGTTTCACTGTCAGCAACAGCTACTGTGGTTGTCAAAGTTGTGGAGCCAAAGGAAGCTTTTGCAGCTTCTGATGTGAAAAGTGCAGCAAAGGATGATGACAGTAATGTGACTTTTTATCTGATGATAACTTTGGGCTCAGTTTCAGCACTTTTTATCATCAGTATCATTGTTCTAATTGCAATGCAGTGCTCCAAGTCCACAGACTATACATCTAAATATCTGGAAGATAAAAATTATGATGGGACACTGTGTCACAGCATCCAGTACAGATCTGGAGACAAACGATACATGTTGGTTGGACCCAGAATGAGTATAGGATCTACTATAGTCCCTGGAAGTAATGCAAATACTCTGGTTCTACCTGACAGGAGAAAAGCATCTGGAGAGGTAAGACTTCAAAAACAGTCTTTTGTCCAATGTATCTTGAATGATTTAGCTTCATTGAATTCAGCTTAA
- the LOC115427649 gene encoding protocadherin alpha-3-like: MFKIYGRILLIITLGCSWRRMRNETRKRNFCWTAFYTALLLFFGQPGLAQIRYSIPEEVKDGTVVGNIAKDLGLDIASLSDRRFRVVSETKDGIFEVNPDTGALYVHNHIDREELCQGSGTCLMELKILVENPLEIHYVVVEITDVNDHSPSFPENEQTFEIAEHTSPGKRFQLHSARDPDAGMNSIRTYTLTSNEHFEINIRQRDSNKIPFLVLKKSLDREQINKHTLLVTAVDGGKPPRSGTLNVSIIVLDSNDNKPIFSQEVYQIAIQENVPVGTSIFRINATDSDEGSYGEIEYSLGKTLMREVYDIFELDKISGEIRVKGSVNYEETDLYELDVEASDKGTPPLTGECRVIIKIVDVNDNAPEIEVTSLSNTVSEDSKTGTVISLIRVKDKDSGVNGKIILHITNDVPFELKPSYKENTYSIVTKGLLDREKVSFYEITIKATDCGEPPLSTLKTLNIQISDVNDNSPRFQQSPLEFYLLENNVAGQSILSVSATDDDLDNNAVISYHIARDASQNDIMSFLNINSDNGHITALKSFDFETLKTFQFQVVATDSGTPSLSNNVTVNVFILDQNDNAPVILYPLSSNGSAEGVEEIPRNVNAGHLVTKVRAYDADIGYNGWLLFSLQEVTDHSLFGLDRYTGQIRTLRSFTETDEAEHKLVILVKDNGNVSLSATATVVVKVVEPKEAFAASDVKSASKDDDSNVTFYLMITLGSVSALFIISIIVLIAMQCSKSTDYTSKYLEDKNYDGTLCHSIQYRSGDKRYMLVGPRMSIGSTIVPGSNANTLVLPDRRKVSGEVRL, encoded by the coding sequence ATGTTTAAAATTTATGGTAGGATACTACTCATAATAACATTGGGTTGTAGTTGGAGAAGGATGAGGAACGAAACTCGAAAACGGAATTTCTGCTGGACTGCTTTTTACACGGCTCTCCTGCTGTTTTTCGGACAGCCGGGTTTGGCTCAGATACGGTATTCCATTCCCGAGGAGGTAAAAGACGGAACTGTTGTTGGAAATATTGCAAAGGATCTTGGTCTTGACATTGCTTCTTTGAGTGATCGACGGTTTCGTGTTGTTTCTGAAACAAAGGACGGTATTTTCGAGGTAAACCCAGATACAGGGGCATTGTACGTTCACAACCACATCGACAGAGAGGAGCTGTGTCAGGGAAGCGGTACATGTCTAATGGAGCTAAAGATACTGGTCGAAAACCCTTTGGAAATACATTATGTAGTTGTGGAAATCACTGATGTAAATGATCACTCTCCGAGTTTTCCCGAAAATGAACAAACGTTTGAAATCGCGGAGCACACGTCGCCCGGAAAGCGATTTCAGCTGCACTCTGCTCGTGATCCAGATGCAGGAATGAATTCAATTCGGACATACACTCTGACCTCAAATGAGCATTTTGAGATAAATATCAGGCAACGTGATTCAAATAAAATACCATTTTTAGTGTTAAAGAAATCATTAGACAGAGAACAGATCAACAAACACACTCTTCTGGTCACAGCAGTTGATGGAGGTAAACCACCAAGGTCTGGTACTTTAAATGTTTCCATCATTGTTCTTGACAGTAATGATAATAAACCGATTTTCAGCCAAGAGGTTTATCAAATTGCAATTCAAGAAAACGTTCCGGTTGGAACATCAATATTTAGAATAAATGCAACAGATTCAGATGAGGGTTCGTATGGAGAAATTGAATACAGCCTAGGAAAAACATTAATGCGGGAAGTTTATGATATTTTTGAGTTGGACAAAATATCTGGAGAAATTAGAGTCAAAGGTTCTGTGAATTATGAAGAAACTGATTTATATGAACTGGACGTTGAAGCATCAGATAAAGGAACACctccactgacaggagaatgtaGGGTTATTATAAAAATTGTTGACGTCAACGATAATGCACCAGAAATAGAAGTCACTTCACTGTCTAATACAGTATCTGAAGATTCAAAGACTGGTACAGTTATTTCTCTCATTAGAGTCAAAGACAAAGACTCTGGTGTTAATGGTAAAATTATTCTACACATAACAAATGACGTACCTTTTGAGTTAAAGCCCTCCTATAAGGAGAACACATATTCAATAGTCACTAAGGGATTACTGGATCgtgaaaaagtgtcattttatgaaataacaataaaagctACAGATTGTGGTGAGCCTCCATTATCAACTTTAAAAACCCTCAATATTCAGATATCAGATGTAAATGACAACAGTCCACGTTTCCAGCAAAGTCCTTTAGAATTTTATTTGCTGGAAAATAACGTTGCTGGTCAGTCAATACTCTCTGTAAGCGCAACAGATGACGATCTAGACAATAATGCAGTGATTTCCTATCATATAGCGAGGGACGCGAGTCAAAATGACATCATGTCGTTTCTAAATATTAACTCTGATAATGGACACATCACAGCTCTGAAAAGTTTCGACTTTGAAACTCTGAAAACGTTCCAGTTTCAAGTTGTCGCCACAGATTCTGGAACTCCGTCACTGAGCAACAACGTGACAGTCAACGTGTTCATTCTGGATCAGAACGACAACGCTCCAGTCATTTTGTATCCACTCAGCTCCAACGGTTCTGCTGAAGGTGTGGAGGAGATTCCACGGAATGTCAACGCAGGGCATTTGGTGACTAAAGTCAGAGCCTATGATGCTGATATAGGATATAACGGCTGGTTACTGTTTTCACTGCAGGaagttactgaccacagtctgtttGGTTTGGACCGCTACACAGGACAGATCAGAACACTTCGCTCATTCACAGAAACAGACGAGGCTGAGCACAAACTGGTCATACTGGTCAAAGACAATGGGAACGTTTCACTGTCAGCAACAGCTACTGTGGTTGTCAAAGTTGTGGAGCCAAAGGAGGCTTTTGCAGCTTCTGATGTGAAAAGTGCATCAAAGGATGATGACAGTAATGTGACTTTTTATCTGATGATAACTTTGGGCTCAGTTTCAGCACTTTTTATCATCAGTATCATCGTTCTAATTGCAATGCAGTGCTCCAAGTCCACAGACTATACATCTAAATATCTGGAAGATAAAAATTATGATGGGACACTGTGTCACAGCATCCAGTACAGATCTGGAGACAAACGGTACATGTTGGTTGGACCCAGAATGAGTATAGGATCTACTATAGTCCCTGGAAGTAATGCAAATACTCTGGTTCTACCTGACAGGAGAAAGGTATCTGGAGAGGTAAGACTTTAA
- the LOC115426828 gene encoding protocadherin alpha-8-like: MGEEKDTRGKDYSWIAFCSAFLLFFVQPGLAQIRYSIPEEVKDGTVVGNIAKDLGLDIASLSDRRFRVVSETKDGIFEVNPDNGALYVHNHIDREELCQGSGACLMELKILVENPLEIHYVVVEITDVNDHSPSFTKNNQTFEIGELTSPGKRFQLHTARDPDAGINSIRTYTLTSNEHFEINIRQNDVEKIPFLVLKKPLDREEKREHKLFVTAVDGGKPQRTGTLNITIIVLDSNDNKPIFSQEAYHITIQENIPLKTPIFKMNATDPDEGINGEIEYSLGKTLREKVYDIFEVDELNGEIRITGLIDYEDNDLYELDIEASDKGTPPLTGECRIIIKITDVNDNAPEIEVTTLSNTVSEDSKPGTVISLIRVKDKDSGINGKIILQIINDVPFELKSSYKENTYSVVTKGLLDREKVSFYEITIKATDCGDPPLSTLKTLNIQISDVNDNSPHFQQSPLEFYLLENNVAGQSILSVSATDDDLDNNAVISYHIARDASQNDIMSFLNINSDNGHITALKSFDFETLKTFQFQVVATDSGTPSLSNNVTVNVFILDQNDNAPVILYPLSSNGSAEGVEEIPRNVNAGHLVTKVRAYDADIGYNGWLLFSLQEVTDHSLFGLDRYTGQIRTLRSFTETDEAEHKLVILVKDNGNVSLSATATVVVKVVEPKEAFAASDVKSPAKDDDSNVTFYLMITLGSVSALFIISIIVLIAMQCSKTTDYTSKYMQETNYDGTLCHSIQYRSGDKRYMLVGPRMSIGSTIVPGSNANTLVLPDRRKASGEVRL, from the coding sequence ATGGGGGAGGAAAAAGACACTCGAGGGAAGGATTACTCCTGGATTGCTTTTTGTTCAGCTTTCTTGTTGTTCTTCGTACAGCCGGGTTTGGCTCAGATAAGATATTCAATTCCCGAGGAGGTAAAAGACGGAACTGTTGTTGGAAATATTGCAAAGGATCTTGGTCTTGACATTGCTTCTTTGAGTGATCGGCGGTTTCGAGTTGTTTCTGAAACTAAGGATGGTATTTTTGAGGTAAACCCAGATAATGGAGCATTGTACGTTCATAACCACATCGACAGAGAGGAGCTGTGTCAGGGCAGCGGTGCGTGTCTCATGGAGCTAAAAATCCTTGTCGAAAACCCGTTGGAAATACATTATGTAGTTGTAGAAATCACTGATGTAAATGATCATTCTCCGAGTTTTACTAAGAATAACCAGACGTTTGAAATAGGTGAACTAACATCGCCCGGAAAGCGATTTCAGCTGCACACCGCTCGTGATCCCGATGCTGGAATCAATTCAATTCGAACATATACATTGACCTCAAATGAACATTTTGAGATAAATATCCGTCAAAATGATGTGGAGAAAATACCATTTTTAGTCCTGAAAAAGCCGCTCGatagagaagaaaagagagaacACAAGCTTTTTGTGACAGCGGTTGATGGGGGTAAACCTCAAAGAACAGGGACATTAAATATAACCATTATTGTTCTTGATAGTAACGATAATAAACCGATTTTCAGTCAGGAAGCTTATCATATTACAATTCAAGAAAATATTCCTCTCAAGACACCGATATTTAAAATGAATGCTACTGATCCAGATGAAGGTATAAACGGTGAAATTGAATACAGTCTAGGTAAAACGCTGAGGGAGAAGGTTTATGATATTTTTGAAGTAGACGAACTAAATGGAGAAATAAGAATTACAGGATTAATAGATTACGAAGACAACGATTTGTATGAACTTGATATTGAGGCATCAGATAAAGGAACACctccactgacaggagaatgtaggatcataataaaaataacagatgtCAACGATAATGCACCAGAAATAGAAGTCACCACACTGTCTAATACAGTATCTGAAGATTCAAAGCCTGGTACTGTTATTTCACTTATTAGAGTTAAAGATAAAGACTCTGGTATTAAtggaaaaataattttacaaataatAAATGACGTACCTTTTGAGTTAAAGTCCTCCTATAAGGAGAACACATATTCAGTAGTCACTAAGGGATTACTGGATCGAGAAAAGGTGTCATTTTatgaaataacaataaaagctACAGATTGTGGTGACCCTCCATTATCAACTTTAAAAACCCTCAATATTCAGATATCAGATGTAAATGACAACAGTCCACATTTCCAACAAAGTCCTTTAGAATTTTATTTGCTGGAAAATAACGTTGCTGGTCAGTCAATACTCTCTGTAAGCGCAACAGATGATGATTTAGACAATAATGCAGTGATTTCCTATCATATAGCGAGGGACGCGAGTCAAAATGACATCATGTCGTTTCTAAATATTAACTCTGATAATGGACACATCACAGCTCTGAAAAGTTTCGACTTTGAAACTCTGAAAACGTTCCAGTTCCAAGTTGTCGCCACAGATTCTGGAACTCCGTCACTGAGCAACAACGTGACAGTCAACGTGTTCATTCTGGATCAGAACGACAACGCTCCAGTCATTCTGTATCCACTCAGCTCCAACGGTTCTGCTGAAGGTGTGGAGGAGATTCCACGGAATGTCAACGCAGGACACTTGGTGACTAAAGTCAGAGCCTATGATGCTGATATAGGATATAACGGCTGGTTACTGTTTTCACTGCAGGaagttactgaccacagtctgtttGGTTTGGACCGCTACACAGGACAGATCAGAACACTTCGCTCATTCACAGAGACAGACGAGGCTGAGCACAAACTGGTCATACTGGTCAAAGACAATGGGAACGTTTCACTGTCAGCAACAGCTACTGTGGTTGTCAAAGTGGTGGAGCCAAAGGAGGCTTTTGCAGCTTCTGATGTGAAAAGTCCAGCAAAGGATGATGACAGTAATGTGACTTTTTATCTGATGATAACTTTGGGCTCAGTTTCAGCACTTTTTATCATCAGTATCATTGTTCTTATTGCAATGCAGTGCTCCAAAACCACAGACTATACCTCAAAGTACATGCAAGAAACCAATTATGATGGGACACTGTGTCACAGCATCCAGTACAGATCTGGAGACAAACGGTACATGTTGGTTGGACCCAGAATGAGTATAGGATCTACTATAGTCCCTGGAAGTAATGCAAATACTCTGGTTCTACCTGACAGGAGAAAAGCATCTGGAGAGGTAAGACTTTAA
- the LOC115427656 gene encoding protocadherin alpha-13-like, which yields MFSWIRMASGKRSPMKDYSWIVIYSALVLFVGKPSLAQIRYSVPEEVKDGTVVGNVAKDLGLDIVSLRDRRFRVVSETKDSVFEVNPDNGALYVHSHIDREELCQGSGSCQMELKILVENPLEIHYVVVEITDVNDHSPIFPENEQIFEIGEQTLPGQRFQLHSARDPDAGINSIRTYTLTPNEHFEINIRQREANKLPFLVLKKSLDREQLKKHTMLVTAVDGGKPQRSGTLNVSIIVLDSNDNKPIFTQEVYEITVQENAPIRSSIFQMNATDPDEGTNGEIEYTLAKTLMREVFDIFELDKLSGEIRVKGLVDYEENNIYELDVQALDKGTPPLTGECRVIIKITDVNDNAPEIEVTSLSNTVSEASKPGTIISLIRVRDKDSGVNGKIISQITNDVPFELKPSYKENTYSIVTKGLLDREKVSFYEITIKATDCGEPPLSTLKTLNIQISDVNDNSPHFQHSPLEFYLIENNVAGQSILSVSATDDDLDNNAVISYHIARDGSQNDIMSFLNINSDNGHITALKSFDFETLKTFQFQVVATDSGTPSLSNNVTVNVFILDQNDNAPVILYPLSSNGSAEGVEEIPRNVNAGHLVTKVRAYDADIGYNGWLLFSLQEVTDHSLFGLDRYTGQIRTLRSFTETDEAEHKLVILVKDNGNVSLSATATVVVKVVEPKEAFAASDVKSASKDDDSNVTFYLMITLGSVSALFIISIIVLIAMQCSKSTDYTSKYLEDKNYDGTLCHSIQYRSGDKRYMLVGPRMSIGSTIVPGSNANTLVLPDRRKASGEVRL from the coding sequence ATGTTTTCCTGGATAAGGATGGCGAGCGGAAAGAGATCTCCGATGAAGGATTATTCTTGGATTGTGATTTATTCAGCTCTAGTGTTGTTTGTCGGGAAGCCTAGTTTGGCTCAGATAAGATACTCTGTTCCAGAGGAAGTAAAAGACGGAACTGTAGTGGGAAATGTTGCAAAGGATCTTGGTCTTGACATCGTTTCTTTGAGAGACCGGAGGTTTCGCGTCGTGTCTGAGACTAAAGATTCTGTTTTTGAGGTAAATCCAGATAATGGGGCATTGTACGTTCATAGCCACATCGACAGAGAGGAGCTGTGTCAGGGCAGCGGTTCGTGTCAAATGGAGCTAAAAATTCTTGTCGAAAACCCGTTGGAAATACATTATGTTGTTGTAGAAATAACGGATGTAAATGATCATTCTCccatttttcctgaaaatgaacaaatatttgaAATAGGTGAACAAACATTGCCAGGGCAGCGATTTCAGCTGCACTCTGCTCGTGATCCCGATGCTGGAATAAACTCAATTCGTACATATACATTGACCCCAAATGAGCATTTTGAAATAAATATCAGACAACGTGAGGCAAATAAGTTACCATTTTTAGTGCTTAAGAAATCATTAGACAGAGAACAACTAAAAAAACACACGATGCTGGTCACAGCAGTTGATGGAGGTAAACCTCAAAGATCTGGTACTTTAAATGTTTCCATTATTGTTCTTGACAGCAATGACAATAAACCTATTTTCACTCAGGAGGTTTATGAAATTACTGTCCAGGAAAATGCTCCAATCAGATCGTCAATATTTCAAATGAATGCGACTGATCCGGATGAAGGTACAAATGGTGAAATAGAATACACCTTAGCGAAAACCTTGATGAGAgaagtatttgatatttttgaaTTGGACAAATTGTCTGGAGAAATAAGAGTAAAGGGATTGGTGGATTATGAAGAAAACAATATATATGAACTGGATGTCCAGGCATTAGATAAAGGAACACCTCCACTGACAGGTGAATGTAGAGTTATTATAAAAATAACAGACGTCAACGATAATGCACCAGAAATAGAAGTCACTTCACTATCAAACACAGTGTCTGAAGCTTCAAAACCTGGCACAATTATTTCTCTCATTAGAGTTAGAGACAAAGACTCTGGTGTTAATGGTAAAATAATTTCACAGATAACAAATGACGTACCTTTTGAGTTAAAGCCCTCCTATAAGGAGAACACATATTCAATAGTCACTAAGGGATTACTGGATCGAGAAAAGGTGTCATTTTatgaaataacaataaaagctACAGATTGTGGTGAGCCTCCATTATCAACTTTAAAAACCCTCAATATTCAGATATCAGATGTAAATGACAACAGTCCACATTTCCAACATAGTCCTTTAGAGTTTTATCTGATTGAAAACAACGTTGCTGGTCAGTCAATACTCTCTGTAAGCGCTACAGATGATGATTTAGACAATAATGCAGTGATTTCCTATCATATAGCGAGGGACGGAAGTCAAAATGACATTATGTCTTTTCTAAATATTAATTCAGATAATGGACACATCACAGCTCTGAAAAGTTTCGACTTTGAAACTCTGAAAACATTTCAGTTCCAAGTTGTCGCCACAGATTCTGGAACTCCGTCACTGAGTAACAACGTGACAGTGAACGTGTTCATTCTGGATCAGAACGACAACGCTCCAGTCATTCTGTATCCACTCAGTTCCAACGGTTCTGCTGAAGGTGTGGAGGAGATTCCACGGAATGTCAACGCAGGACACTTGGTGACTAAAGTCAGAGCCTATGATGCTGATATAGGATATAACGGCTGGTTACTGTTTTCACTGCAGGaagttactgaccacagtctgtttGGTTTGGACCGCTACACAGGACAGATCAGAACACTTCGCTCATTCACAGAAACAGACGAGGCTGAGCACAAACTGGTCATACTGGTCAAAGACAATGGGAACGTTTCACTGTCAGCAACAGCTACTGTGGTTGTCAAAGTTGTGGAGCCAAAGGAAGCTTTTGCAGCTTCTGATGTGAAAAGTGCATCAAAGGATGATGACAGTAATGTGACTTTTTATCTGATGATAACTTTGGGCTCAGTTTCAGCACTTTTTATCATCAGTATCATTGTTCTAATCGCAATGCAGTGCTCCAAGTCCACAGACTATACATCTAAATATCTGGAAGATAAAAATTATGATGGGACACTGTGTCACAGCATCCAGTACAGATCTGGAGACAAACGGTACATGTTGGTTGGACCCAGAATGAGTATAGGATCTACTATAGTCCCTGGAAGTAATGCGAATACTCTGGTTCTACCTGACAGGAGAAAAGCATCTGGAGAGGTAAGACTTTAA